In bacterium, the DNA window AAAGTCATCCCAATAAAGCTTTTCTGATAACGTAATGCTGTGATCACAAATAACATTTTGTTGAGGATCTTTGCCAACATACCAAATGGGAATATTAAACTGCCGCATGTAATGCCAAAAGAAAATCCAGTATGGCGCATTTAATACGGTCGGTACCTCATTGACCAGCGCCTCACTTCTCAACGCCGAAGCATTTTTTGCTTCAACAAATTCGCATACTTTCAAAATCCCTTCGCTATATTTCAAATCAATACCAATAAACGAAATATCAGCTTTCAATTTCTCTTTTACTCGAGCATTAATTTTGGTAACAAGCGTATCGTTAAGTAACGCTTTCATGTGAGCAGGAAATAGCTGCTGGGCGCTTGCATACAAATCTACAAAAAAATTACTTGCTAAAAAAACTGACCAAAAAATCGCTATACATAAAACCATGGCCATACTCCTTTTGATGATTGACAACAGTGACCGGTTTATGATATTAAAAAAACTTTATTCAAATCAATAATCTTAAAAAGATTGGTACAAAATAATGATTAATCCACAAGGACTTTTAAATAAAGCACATGAAGCTCAAAAAAACGCCTACTCACCATATTCCAACTTTCAAGTTGGCGCCGCCTTACAAACAAAAGATGGATCTATTTACACGGGCTGCAATATAGAAAATGCATCATATGGCGCAGCAATTTGTGCAGAGCGTGTTGCATTTGTCAAAGCAGTTTCTGACGGACACAAAAATTTTAAAGCAATAGCTATTGCAGGCTCTCACAACAAACATACCTACCCATGCGGCATATGCCGCCAATTCATGGCAGAATTCGGACTGAATCTGGTCGTTATCACCACCGATATGCACACTATTGCCCAACAAGTACTCTCGGATCTTTTACCAAAAGCATTTACTTCTTTTCAGCCGAACCAAGACAATCTTGTAAAAATGAATAGTTGCGCACAATCACGTTAAGTTTTTGTATAATTTTTTTATCTTGCTTAAGCATGGCGC includes these proteins:
- a CDS encoding cytidine deaminase, translating into MINPQGLLNKAHEAQKNAYSPYSNFQVGAALQTKDGSIYTGCNIENASYGAAICAERVAFVKAVSDGHKNFKAIAIAGSHNKHTYPCGICRQFMAEFGLNLVVITTDMHTIAQQVLSDLLPKAFTSFQPNQDNLVKMNSCAQSR